The Sporosarcina ureae genomic sequence TCAATTTTCCGACGATCGAGCTCAAGCTTCGTTTCACCGGCTCCTTTATTCTGTAAGCCGCCTCCTGTTCCGCCACCTTGCCTGCTAAGTGAAGCTCGAAGTCCAACAAGTCTCGGCAATGTATATTGCAGTTGTGCTAATTCAACTTGCATCTGCGCCTCTCGATTGCGTGCCCGCCTTGCAAAAATATCCAATATAAGCATAGTACGGTCAATAATTTTACATTCTAGATCTCTCTCCAAGTTTCTCAACTGGGAAGGCGATAATTCATCATTGAAGATTAGTAAATTTGCTTCAGATTCCTCATATACATCACGGATTTCATCAATCTTACCTTTTCCAATATAAGTGGATGGATTTTTCCGTTCTAAATTTTGTGTCACTTCACCTAGAACTTCCACATTGATTGCTTCCGCCAAATTCTTTAGTTCTTCCATCGCATATTCAAAGTGCAAATCCTTCTGTTCATGTACGCCAACTATTATGGCTTTTTCAATTAACACATCCATGCTAGCATCCCCCCGACATCTTTATATATAGTTTACCCTTCGTTCTGTTGCCTAATCGCTCGATGTGAAATGAATCTCTGCCAACCGCTGTACTTTTTCTTGTTTTTCTATAAAGCGCAATATAACGTTCCCAATTCGAATATCATGTACATCGCCGACTTTCTGTGATAATAGTATTGCCCATTCGCCTACTTCTTGTAATGGGTCTTCCACATGGAAAATACATTCTGAAACTTTTTGTTGTTGATGGAATATCGTTCGTGCACCCGTCTTAGCGAGACGAGATTGTCGCTGCGCTTCCGATTCATCCCATTCGATGAAGAATGGATATGGCAATTCATTGGAGACGTCTTGTTCAATAAATAACATCTTCCAACGAACCAACTCACCATCTTCTGTTTTTCTTGATGCATTGATAATTTTTGTTGTGGTGAATCCTTTGTTATCGAGTTCATCTTTCCATTGTTCCATATCTTCGACAGAAAAGCATACATTCGCCCAGCCATCTCCATATTGCTGATCATGAAAATAGTGTGCAATAAGTGGAAGATCCGTTGCCGCTACTCTCGCTTTGTCTTCATCTTCTACTGTCAGCCATTCGATATATACATTGTCAGCATACAATAATGCATTGGCTGTTCCCCAGTTTTCATGCCGCC encodes the following:
- a CDS encoding VOC family protein, translating into MMKLDHLVYFTQDTVQSIVMEQRAKGNQAVAGGRHENWGTANALLYADNVYIEWLTVEDEDKARVAATDLPLIAHYFHDQQYGDGWANVCFSVEDMEQWKDELDNKGFTTTKIINASRKTEDGELVRWKMLFIEQDVSNELPYPFFIEWDESEAQRQSRLAKTGARTIFHQQQKVSECIFHVEDPLQEVGEWAILLSQKVGDVHDIRIGNVILRFIEKQEKVQRLAEIHFTSSD